A genomic window from Pecten maximus chromosome 2, xPecMax1.1, whole genome shotgun sequence includes:
- the LOC117342065 gene encoding keratin-associated protein 4-7-like — protein sequence MEECTNEECTKEECTKEEGTMEECTKEECTKEECAKEECTKEEGTKEECTKEECTKEECTKEECTKEECTKEECTKEEGTMEECTKEECTKEECAKEECTKEECAKEECTKEECTKEECTKEECAKEECAKDTQKTSMFDCEFSNR from the coding sequence ATGGAGGAGTGTACAAATGAGGAGTGTACAAAGGAGGAATGTACAAAGGAGGAGGGTACAATGGAGGAGTGTACAAAGGAGGAGTGTACAAAGGAGGAGTGTGCAAAGGAGGAGTGTACAAAAGAGGAGGGTACAAAGGAGGAGTGTACAAAGGAGGAGTGTACAAAGGAGGAGTGTACAAAGGAGGAGTGTACAAAGGAGGAGTGTACAAAGGAGGAATGTACAAAGGAGGAGGGTACAATGGAGGAGTGTACAAAGGAGGAGTGTACAAAGGAGGAGTGTGCAAAGGAGGAGTGTACAAAGGAGGAGTGTGCAAAGGAGGAGTGTACAAAGGAGGAGTGTACAAAGGAGGAGTGTACAAAGGAGGAGTGTGCAAAGGAGGAGTGTGCAAAAGACACTCAAAAGACCAGCATGTTTGATTGTGAATTTAGCAATAGATAA